One genomic segment of Hydra vulgaris chromosome 14, alternate assembly HydraT2T_AEP includes these proteins:
- the LOC136090425 gene encoding uncharacterized protein LOC136090425 isoform X2, with protein MLRHILILSIALTYSFGNHIKHVKDHEVKDGKSDVFDEKKSVPITEPPKKVYDAVKTKLVDVSDTNVNDPRNAPRILTPTPPNPFRPRFKGIENNGNSVAQSNELKSSDAIKSGPDVLPLSDEGKDALEKTLSRMQDALRMLKDALNNSKIKITAKRSSGRSNTKKELKKTLSKLEKDFLSLKSYFQNE; from the exons atgttaagacaCATTTTGATTCTATCAATTGCATTAACTTATAGCTTTGGAAATCATATAAAACATGTAAaag atcatGAAGTTAAAGATGGCAAATCAGatgtttttgatgaaaaaaagtcAGTTCCTATAACAG AACCACCAAAGAAGGTGTACGATGCCGTGAAAACTAAACTGGTAGATGTTTCTGATACAAATGTAAATGATCCTCGTAATGCACCTCGTATTCTAACTCCTACTCCACCTAATCCTTTTCGACCTCGATtcaaag gcattGAAAACAATGGCAACTCAGTTGCACAATCAAATGAACTAAAATCTTCTGATGCAATAAAGTCTGGCCCTGATGTACTTCCTCTTTCAGacg aaGGAAAAGATGCTTTAGAAAAAACTCTTTCAAGAATGCAAGATGCTTTAAGAATGTTAAAAG atgcaCTGAATaattccaaaattaaaattacagcAAAGAGATCATCAGGTCgttcaaacacaaaaaaag AATTGAAGAAGACATTGTCAAAACTTGAGAAAGATTTTCTTTCactgaaaa gttattttcaaaatgaataa
- the LOC136090425 gene encoding uncharacterized protein LOC136090425 isoform X1, translating into MLRHILILSIALTYSFGNHIKHVKDHEVKDGKSDVFDEKKSVPITEPPKKVYDAVKTKLVDVSDTNVNDPRNAPRILTPTPPNPFRPRFKGQSFVVGPPQFRDANGIENNGNSVAQSNELKSSDAIKSGPDVLPLSDEGKDALEKTLSRMQDALRMLKDALNNSKIKITAKRSSGRSNTKKELKKTLSKLEKDFLSLKSYFQNE; encoded by the exons atgttaagacaCATTTTGATTCTATCAATTGCATTAACTTATAGCTTTGGAAATCATATAAAACATGTAAaag atcatGAAGTTAAAGATGGCAAATCAGatgtttttgatgaaaaaaagtcAGTTCCTATAACAG AACCACCAAAGAAGGTGTACGATGCCGTGAAAACTAAACTGGTAGATGTTTCTGATACAAATGTAAATGATCCTCGTAATGCACCTCGTATTCTAACTCCTACTCCACCTAATCCTTTTCGACCTCGATtcaaag gACAATCATTTGTTGTTGGTCCACCTCAATTCAGAGATGCTAATG gcattGAAAACAATGGCAACTCAGTTGCACAATCAAATGAACTAAAATCTTCTGATGCAATAAAGTCTGGCCCTGATGTACTTCCTCTTTCAGacg aaGGAAAAGATGCTTTAGAAAAAACTCTTTCAAGAATGCAAGATGCTTTAAGAATGTTAAAAG atgcaCTGAATaattccaaaattaaaattacagcAAAGAGATCATCAGGTCgttcaaacacaaaaaaag AATTGAAGAAGACATTGTCAAAACTTGAGAAAGATTTTCTTTCactgaaaa gttattttcaaaatgaataa
- the LOC136090424 gene encoding uncharacterized protein LOC136090424, producing MPLFKIWSGDRLVKKAIIAEDFDMLIVKVFEKFQFLPSKIVVNSDGTEVDESDVLLSLSGEVLLALRDGEEWQVYNSVTVASPEKLQSCIQSLSSSPLLPLQEGESSSTEQMLNTSELKSFPTVYCLPMLPKHLTAALEKASSKADLDVSSERQLIRVVYDDLLQYSLYPTSLMYQAVCQAIVRTYPKLQDKIVFLRQKASKPYATWLDSLKTRFKSERSKMHNVSSVQEHKKFGTTLKRKGLYIECAVTPKQKRSEMQTNAMEDLLSCIAHKETISNELKKSFPDMSKVRDRMAKTFVHRRRIILNSSTTQILEEYPALKIATELLEEANLITGNEGTSKINQFFTAERSLKILEMAKSGKRNAKNNDLVTNIVAAIGSESNFNIEAQQIRASMLCLPAMFGEQIERWLVINKVSIVF from the exons atgCCTCTTTTCAAGATATGGTCTGGTGATCGCTtagtaaaaaaagcaattattgcTGAAGATTTTGATATGCTGATAGTGAAGG TGTTTGAGAAGTTCCAATTTTTACCTTCTAAAATTGTTGTAAATAGCGATGGAACAGAAGTAGATGAAAGTGATGTTTTACTCAGTCTTTCGGGTGAAGTGTTGCTAGCTCTTCGTGATGGTGAAGAATGGCAAGTTTACA ATTCTGTAACTGTCGCGTCTCCTGAAAAATTGCAATCTTGTATTCAGTCATTGTCTTCTTCACCACTTTTGCCGTTACAGGAAGGTGAATCTAGTAGCACTGAGCAAATGCTTAATACGTCTGAATTGAAATCATTCCCAACAGTATACTGTCTACCAATGCTTCCTAAGCACTTAACAGCAGCACTAGAGAAAGCCAGCTCTAAAGCGGATCTAGATGTGTCGAGTGAACGACAGTTAATTAGAGTTGTTTATGATGATCTGCTGCAATATTCTTT aTATCCAACCTCTCTGATGTATCAGGCTGTATGTCAAGCTATTGTGCGAACGTATCCTAAGTTACaagataaaattgtatttttacgTCAAAAGGCATCAAAGCCTTAT GCAACATGGTTAGACAgcttaaaaacaagatttaagtCTGAAAGGTCTAAAATGCATAATGTATCTTCAGTGCAAGAGCATAAAAAGTTTGGTACAACACTGAAAAGAAAGGGACTTTATATTGAATGTGCAGTAACTCCAAAACAGAAGCGGTCAGAG ATGCAAACAAACGCTATGGAGGATTTGCTAAGCTGCATTGCTCACAAAGAAACAATTtcaaatgagttaaaaaaaagttttcctgATATGTCAAAGGTTAGAGATCGAATGGCAAAGACCTTTGTACATAGAAGGAGAATAATACTTAATTCCAGTACAACACAAATACTAGAAGAGTATCCAGCATTAAAGATTGCTACAGAG cTGTTAGAAGAGGCAAATCTCATAACTGGAAATGAAGGAACCAGTAAAATAAACCAGTTTTTTACAGCtgaaagatctttaaaaatacTGGAGATGGCCAAGTCGGGGAAAAGAAATGCCAAAAATAATGACTTAGTGACTAACATTGTGGCTGCCATAGGATCTGAGTCGAATTTCAATATTGAAG cacaACAGATAAGAGCATCAATGTTGTGCTTGCCCGCTATGTTTGGTGAACAAATTGAAAGATGGCTTGTAATAAATAAGGTCTCAATAGTGTTTTGA